In Dryobates pubescens isolate bDryPub1 chromosome 15, bDryPub1.pri, whole genome shotgun sequence, the following proteins share a genomic window:
- the LOC104299468 gene encoding rap1 GTPase-activating protein 1 isoform X6 → MIEKMQGSRLDEQRCSLPAPLKTEEEYIPYPSIHEVLQKGWPYPLIILPQFGGYWIEGTSHNLSSLSPALSDVPFPWSGKVKLESDPTAKLYRKHFLGKEHQNFYSSDVSLGCLVLSVKYEQIEKQESLRLLLRTRTGTKHDLIPISCLNEFPNAVQMAKLLCEDVNVERFFPVLYPKASQLIVAFDEHVISNNFKFGVIYQKPGQTTEEEVFSNTEESLGFLEFLDFLGDKVLLQDFHGFRGGLDVTRGQTGTESVYTNFQGKEIMFHVSTKLPFTEGDSQQLQRKRHIGNDIVAIIFQDESTPFVPDMIASNFLHAYVVVQLTHGATGDTFYKVSVTARDDVPFFGPPLPNPAIFRKSAEFREFLLVKLINAEYSCYRAEKFAKLEERTRSALLESLFEELQLRSRRMMGLPTGEDDKIENGSGGFLENFKRVIRGRSQSLDAMGISLRKQQPATLPGRPAPAGLALSQSVAEGPKAVAASFALPGRSPSRSRASHFHGRRSSAIGIENIQEEKSRNTSERIQKMLDTPGTLSDLKSDGSSSPSSPEFPIRKNKHI, encoded by the exons ATGATTGAAAAAATGCAG GGGAGTCGTCTGGATGAACAAAGATGttctcttccagctcctctcaAG ACAGAAGAGGAATATATTCCTTACCCCAGTATCCATGAG GTGTTACAGAAAGGGTGGCCATATCCCCTCATTATCTTACCCCAGTTTGGGGGCTACTGGATTGAAGGGACcagccacaacctctccagcTTGAGTCCAGCTTTGTCTGATGTGCCCTTTCCCTGGAGTGGTAAAGTGAAACTGGAAAGTGACCCCACAGCCAAGCTGTACCGCAAACATTTCCTGGGCAAG GAGCACCAGAACTTCTACTCCAGTGACgtgtccctgggctgcctggtgcTTTCTGTGAAGTATGAACAGATCGAGAAGCAGGAGAGTCTGCGTCTTCTGCTGAG GACTCGGACTGGCACCAAACATGACCTGATCCCCATTTCCTGTCTGAATGAGTTTCCCAATGCTGTCCAGATGGCAAAG CTTCTGTGTGAGGATGTGAATGTGGAACGCTTCTTTCCTGTCCTCTACCCCAAG GCTTCACAGCTTATTGTGGCATTTGATGAGCATGTCATAAGCAATAACTTCAAATTTGGGGTCATCTACCAGAAACCTGGACAG ACGACCGAAGAAGAAGTCTTCAGTAACACAGAAGAGAGTCTGGGGTTCCTGGAGTTCCTGGATTTCCTTGGTGACAAGGTTCTGCTGCAGGATTTCCATGG ATTCCGGGGAGGCTTGGATGTTACCAGAGGTCAAACGGGCACTGAGTCAGTCTATACAAATTTCCAGGGCAAGGAGATAATGTTTCACGTGTCTACAAAGCTGCCCTTCACAGAGGGAGATTCCCAGCAG cttcAGCGGAAGCGTCACATCGGGAACGATATTGTGGCCATCATCTTCCAAGATGAAAGCACACCTTTTGTCCCTGATATGATTGCCTCTAATTTCCTGCATGCCTATGTGGTAGTTCAGCTGACTCATGGTGCCACTGGGGACACTTTTTACAAG GTTTCAGTCACAGCCCGGGATGATGTCCCCTTCTTTGGACCCCCTTTGCCAAATCCAGCCATATTTAGAAAG AGTGCAGAGTTCCGTGAATTCCTCCTGGTCAAGCTCATCAACGCTGAGTACAGCTGCTATCGAGCTGAGAAATTTGCTAAATTAGAG GAAAGAACCCGAAGTGCCCTTCTGGAGAGCCTATttgaagagctgcagcttcGCAGCCGCAGGATGATGGGGTTACCCACGGGAGAGGATGACAAGATAGAGAACGGCAGCGGGGGCTTCCTTGAGAATTTCAAG CGGGTGATCAGAGGTCGCAGCCAGAGCCTGGATGCCATGGGGATATccctgaggaagcagcagccagccacactgcccggccgcccagctccagctggcctTGCCCTCAGCCAGAGCGTCGCCGAGGGCCCTAAGGCCGTTGCTGCG tCTTTTGCCTTGCCTGGTAGGAGCCCATCACGATCTCGAGCCAGCCACTTCCATGGGCGACGGAGCAGTGCCATTGGCATTGAGAACATACAGGAGGAAAAGAG caGAAACACTTCAGAGAGAATACAGAAGATGCTGGACACTCCAGGAACTTTATCTGACCTGAAGTCTGatggatcatcaagtcccagctccccagagTTCCCCATCAGGAAGAACAA aCACATCTGA
- the LOC104299468 gene encoding rap1 GTPase-activating protein 1 isoform X4 produces the protein MAEKWQAGAPQQPESGARLEMRFPTGSHSLSLEEGGCHFSDVVDTFTQGFPCALTPTVPNKTVDLFEMIEKMQGSRLDEQRCSLPAPLKTEEEYIPYPSIHEVLQKGWPYPLIILPQFGGYWIEGTSHNLSSLSPALSDVPFPWSGKVKLESDPTAKLYRKHFLGKEHQNFYSSDVSLGCLVLSVKYEQIEKQESLRLLLRTRTGTKHDLIPISCLNEFPNAVQMAKASQLIVAFDEHVISNNFKFGVIYQKPGQTTEEEVFSNTEESLGFLEFLDFLGDKVLLQDFHGFRGGLDVTRGQTGTESVYTNFQGKEIMFHVSTKLPFTEGDSQQLQRKRHIGNDIVAIIFQDESTPFVPDMIASNFLHAYVVVQLTHGATGDTFYKVSVTARDDVPFFGPPLPNPAIFRKSAEFREFLLVKLINAEYSCYRAEKFAKLEERTRSALLESLFEELQLRSRRMMGLPTGEDDKIENGSGGFLENFKRVIRGRSQSLDAMGISLRKQQPATLPGRPAPAGLALSQSVAEGPKAVAASFALPGRSPSRSRASHFHGRRSSAIGIENIQEEKSRNTSERIQKMLDTPGTLSDLKSDGSSSPSSPEFPIRKNKHI, from the exons GAGTTTGGAGGAGGGAGGGTGCCACTTCAGTGATGTTGTAGACACTTTCACCCAAGGCTTTCCATGTGCTCTCACCCCTACTGTTCCCAACAAG acTGTGGACTTGTTTGAGATGATTGAAAAAATGCAG GGGAGTCGTCTGGATGAACAAAGATGttctcttccagctcctctcaAG ACAGAAGAGGAATATATTCCTTACCCCAGTATCCATGAG GTGTTACAGAAAGGGTGGCCATATCCCCTCATTATCTTACCCCAGTTTGGGGGCTACTGGATTGAAGGGACcagccacaacctctccagcTTGAGTCCAGCTTTGTCTGATGTGCCCTTTCCCTGGAGTGGTAAAGTGAAACTGGAAAGTGACCCCACAGCCAAGCTGTACCGCAAACATTTCCTGGGCAAG GAGCACCAGAACTTCTACTCCAGTGACgtgtccctgggctgcctggtgcTTTCTGTGAAGTATGAACAGATCGAGAAGCAGGAGAGTCTGCGTCTTCTGCTGAG GACTCGGACTGGCACCAAACATGACCTGATCCCCATTTCCTGTCTGAATGAGTTTCCCAATGCTGTCCAGATGGCAAAG GCTTCACAGCTTATTGTGGCATTTGATGAGCATGTCATAAGCAATAACTTCAAATTTGGGGTCATCTACCAGAAACCTGGACAG ACGACCGAAGAAGAAGTCTTCAGTAACACAGAAGAGAGTCTGGGGTTCCTGGAGTTCCTGGATTTCCTTGGTGACAAGGTTCTGCTGCAGGATTTCCATGG ATTCCGGGGAGGCTTGGATGTTACCAGAGGTCAAACGGGCACTGAGTCAGTCTATACAAATTTCCAGGGCAAGGAGATAATGTTTCACGTGTCTACAAAGCTGCCCTTCACAGAGGGAGATTCCCAGCAG cttcAGCGGAAGCGTCACATCGGGAACGATATTGTGGCCATCATCTTCCAAGATGAAAGCACACCTTTTGTCCCTGATATGATTGCCTCTAATTTCCTGCATGCCTATGTGGTAGTTCAGCTGACTCATGGTGCCACTGGGGACACTTTTTACAAG GTTTCAGTCACAGCCCGGGATGATGTCCCCTTCTTTGGACCCCCTTTGCCAAATCCAGCCATATTTAGAAAG AGTGCAGAGTTCCGTGAATTCCTCCTGGTCAAGCTCATCAACGCTGAGTACAGCTGCTATCGAGCTGAGAAATTTGCTAAATTAGAG GAAAGAACCCGAAGTGCCCTTCTGGAGAGCCTATttgaagagctgcagcttcGCAGCCGCAGGATGATGGGGTTACCCACGGGAGAGGATGACAAGATAGAGAACGGCAGCGGGGGCTTCCTTGAGAATTTCAAG CGGGTGATCAGAGGTCGCAGCCAGAGCCTGGATGCCATGGGGATATccctgaggaagcagcagccagccacactgcccggccgcccagctccagctggcctTGCCCTCAGCCAGAGCGTCGCCGAGGGCCCTAAGGCCGTTGCTGCG tCTTTTGCCTTGCCTGGTAGGAGCCCATCACGATCTCGAGCCAGCCACTTCCATGGGCGACGGAGCAGTGCCATTGGCATTGAGAACATACAGGAGGAAAAGAG caGAAACACTTCAGAGAGAATACAGAAGATGCTGGACACTCCAGGAACTTTATCTGACCTGAAGTCTGatggatcatcaagtcccagctccccagagTTCCCCATCAGGAAGAACAA aCACATCTGA
- the LOC104299468 gene encoding rap1 GTPase-activating protein 1 isoform X5 yields MAEKWQAGAPQQPESGARLEMRFPTGSHSLSLEEGGCHFSDVVDTFTQGFPCALTPTVPNKTVDLFEMIEKMQGSRLDEQRCSLPAPLKTEEEYIPYPSIHEVLQKGWPYPLIILPQFGGYWIEGTSHNLSSLSPALSDVPFPWSGKVKLESDPTAKLYRKHFLGKEHQNFYSSDVSLGCLVLSVKYEQIEKQESLRLLLRTRTGTKHDLIPISCLNEFPNAVQMAKLLCEDVNVERFFPVLYPKASQLIVAFDEHVISNNFKFGVIYQKPGQTTEEEVFSNTEESLGFLEFLDFLGDKVLLQDFHGFRGGLDVTRGQTGTESVYTNFQGKEIMFHVSTKLPFTEGDSQQLQRKRHIGNDIVAIIFQDESTPFVPDMIASNFLHAYVVVQLTHGATGDTFYKVSVTARDDVPFFGPPLPNPAIFRKSAEFREFLLVKLINAEYSCYRAEKFAKLEERTRSALLESLFEELQLRSRRMMGLPTGEDDKIENGSGGFLENFKSFALPGRSPSRSRASHFHGRRSSAIGIENIQEEKSRNTSERIQKMLDTPGTLSDLKSDGSSSPSSPEFPIRKNKHI; encoded by the exons GAGTTTGGAGGAGGGAGGGTGCCACTTCAGTGATGTTGTAGACACTTTCACCCAAGGCTTTCCATGTGCTCTCACCCCTACTGTTCCCAACAAG acTGTGGACTTGTTTGAGATGATTGAAAAAATGCAG GGGAGTCGTCTGGATGAACAAAGATGttctcttccagctcctctcaAG ACAGAAGAGGAATATATTCCTTACCCCAGTATCCATGAG GTGTTACAGAAAGGGTGGCCATATCCCCTCATTATCTTACCCCAGTTTGGGGGCTACTGGATTGAAGGGACcagccacaacctctccagcTTGAGTCCAGCTTTGTCTGATGTGCCCTTTCCCTGGAGTGGTAAAGTGAAACTGGAAAGTGACCCCACAGCCAAGCTGTACCGCAAACATTTCCTGGGCAAG GAGCACCAGAACTTCTACTCCAGTGACgtgtccctgggctgcctggtgcTTTCTGTGAAGTATGAACAGATCGAGAAGCAGGAGAGTCTGCGTCTTCTGCTGAG GACTCGGACTGGCACCAAACATGACCTGATCCCCATTTCCTGTCTGAATGAGTTTCCCAATGCTGTCCAGATGGCAAAG CTTCTGTGTGAGGATGTGAATGTGGAACGCTTCTTTCCTGTCCTCTACCCCAAG GCTTCACAGCTTATTGTGGCATTTGATGAGCATGTCATAAGCAATAACTTCAAATTTGGGGTCATCTACCAGAAACCTGGACAG ACGACCGAAGAAGAAGTCTTCAGTAACACAGAAGAGAGTCTGGGGTTCCTGGAGTTCCTGGATTTCCTTGGTGACAAGGTTCTGCTGCAGGATTTCCATGG ATTCCGGGGAGGCTTGGATGTTACCAGAGGTCAAACGGGCACTGAGTCAGTCTATACAAATTTCCAGGGCAAGGAGATAATGTTTCACGTGTCTACAAAGCTGCCCTTCACAGAGGGAGATTCCCAGCAG cttcAGCGGAAGCGTCACATCGGGAACGATATTGTGGCCATCATCTTCCAAGATGAAAGCACACCTTTTGTCCCTGATATGATTGCCTCTAATTTCCTGCATGCCTATGTGGTAGTTCAGCTGACTCATGGTGCCACTGGGGACACTTTTTACAAG GTTTCAGTCACAGCCCGGGATGATGTCCCCTTCTTTGGACCCCCTTTGCCAAATCCAGCCATATTTAGAAAG AGTGCAGAGTTCCGTGAATTCCTCCTGGTCAAGCTCATCAACGCTGAGTACAGCTGCTATCGAGCTGAGAAATTTGCTAAATTAGAG GAAAGAACCCGAAGTGCCCTTCTGGAGAGCCTATttgaagagctgcagcttcGCAGCCGCAGGATGATGGGGTTACCCACGGGAGAGGATGACAAGATAGAGAACGGCAGCGGGGGCTTCCTTGAGAATTTCAAG tCTTTTGCCTTGCCTGGTAGGAGCCCATCACGATCTCGAGCCAGCCACTTCCATGGGCGACGGAGCAGTGCCATTGGCATTGAGAACATACAGGAGGAAAAGAG caGAAACACTTCAGAGAGAATACAGAAGATGCTGGACACTCCAGGAACTTTATCTGACCTGAAGTCTGatggatcatcaagtcccagctccccagagTTCCCCATCAGGAAGAACAA aCACATCTGA
- the LOC104299468 gene encoding rap1 GTPase-activating protein 1 isoform X1, giving the protein MAEKWQAGAPQQPESGARLEMRFPTGSHSLSLEEGGCHFSDVVDTFTQGFPCALTPTVPNKTVDLFEMIEKMQGSRLDEQRCSLPAPLKTEEEYIPYPSIHEVLQKGWPYPLIILPQFGGYWIEGTSHNLSSLSPALSDVPFPWSGKVKLESDPTAKLYRKHFLGKEHQNFYSSDVSLGCLVLSVKYEQIEKQESLRLLLRTRTGTKHDLIPISCLNEFPNAVQMAKLLCEDVNVERFFPVLYPKASQLIVAFDEHVISNNFKFGVIYQKPGQTTEEEVFSNTEESLGFLEFLDFLGDKVLLQDFHGFRGGLDVTRGQTGTESVYTNFQGKEIMFHVSTKLPFTEGDSQQLQRKRHIGNDIVAIIFQDESTPFVPDMIASNFLHAYVVVQLTHGATGDTFYKVSVTARDDVPFFGPPLPNPAIFRKSAEFREFLLVKLINAEYSCYRAEKFAKLEERTRSALLESLFEELQLRSRRMMGLPTGEDDKIENGSGGFLENFKRVIRGRSQSLDAMGISLRKQQPATLPGRPAPAGLALSQSVAEGPKAVAASFALPGRSPSRSRASHFHGRRSSAIGIENIQEEKSRNTSERIQKMLDTPGTLSDLKSDGSSSPSSPEFPIRKNKHI; this is encoded by the exons GAGTTTGGAGGAGGGAGGGTGCCACTTCAGTGATGTTGTAGACACTTTCACCCAAGGCTTTCCATGTGCTCTCACCCCTACTGTTCCCAACAAG acTGTGGACTTGTTTGAGATGATTGAAAAAATGCAG GGGAGTCGTCTGGATGAACAAAGATGttctcttccagctcctctcaAG ACAGAAGAGGAATATATTCCTTACCCCAGTATCCATGAG GTGTTACAGAAAGGGTGGCCATATCCCCTCATTATCTTACCCCAGTTTGGGGGCTACTGGATTGAAGGGACcagccacaacctctccagcTTGAGTCCAGCTTTGTCTGATGTGCCCTTTCCCTGGAGTGGTAAAGTGAAACTGGAAAGTGACCCCACAGCCAAGCTGTACCGCAAACATTTCCTGGGCAAG GAGCACCAGAACTTCTACTCCAGTGACgtgtccctgggctgcctggtgcTTTCTGTGAAGTATGAACAGATCGAGAAGCAGGAGAGTCTGCGTCTTCTGCTGAG GACTCGGACTGGCACCAAACATGACCTGATCCCCATTTCCTGTCTGAATGAGTTTCCCAATGCTGTCCAGATGGCAAAG CTTCTGTGTGAGGATGTGAATGTGGAACGCTTCTTTCCTGTCCTCTACCCCAAG GCTTCACAGCTTATTGTGGCATTTGATGAGCATGTCATAAGCAATAACTTCAAATTTGGGGTCATCTACCAGAAACCTGGACAG ACGACCGAAGAAGAAGTCTTCAGTAACACAGAAGAGAGTCTGGGGTTCCTGGAGTTCCTGGATTTCCTTGGTGACAAGGTTCTGCTGCAGGATTTCCATGG ATTCCGGGGAGGCTTGGATGTTACCAGAGGTCAAACGGGCACTGAGTCAGTCTATACAAATTTCCAGGGCAAGGAGATAATGTTTCACGTGTCTACAAAGCTGCCCTTCACAGAGGGAGATTCCCAGCAG cttcAGCGGAAGCGTCACATCGGGAACGATATTGTGGCCATCATCTTCCAAGATGAAAGCACACCTTTTGTCCCTGATATGATTGCCTCTAATTTCCTGCATGCCTATGTGGTAGTTCAGCTGACTCATGGTGCCACTGGGGACACTTTTTACAAG GTTTCAGTCACAGCCCGGGATGATGTCCCCTTCTTTGGACCCCCTTTGCCAAATCCAGCCATATTTAGAAAG AGTGCAGAGTTCCGTGAATTCCTCCTGGTCAAGCTCATCAACGCTGAGTACAGCTGCTATCGAGCTGAGAAATTTGCTAAATTAGAG GAAAGAACCCGAAGTGCCCTTCTGGAGAGCCTATttgaagagctgcagcttcGCAGCCGCAGGATGATGGGGTTACCCACGGGAGAGGATGACAAGATAGAGAACGGCAGCGGGGGCTTCCTTGAGAATTTCAAG CGGGTGATCAGAGGTCGCAGCCAGAGCCTGGATGCCATGGGGATATccctgaggaagcagcagccagccacactgcccggccgcccagctccagctggcctTGCCCTCAGCCAGAGCGTCGCCGAGGGCCCTAAGGCCGTTGCTGCG tCTTTTGCCTTGCCTGGTAGGAGCCCATCACGATCTCGAGCCAGCCACTTCCATGGGCGACGGAGCAGTGCCATTGGCATTGAGAACATACAGGAGGAAAAGAG caGAAACACTTCAGAGAGAATACAGAAGATGCTGGACACTCCAGGAACTTTATCTGACCTGAAGTCTGatggatcatcaagtcccagctccccagagTTCCCCATCAGGAAGAACAA aCACATCTGA
- the LOC104299468 gene encoding rap1 GTPase-activating protein 1 isoform X2, with the protein MAEKWQAGAPQQPESGARLEMRFPTGSHSLSLEEGGCHFSDVVDTFTQGFPCALTPTVPNKTVDLFEMIEKMQGSRLDEQRCSLPAPLKTEEEYIPYPSIHEVLQKGWPYPLIILPQFGGYWIEGTSHNLSSLSPALSDVPFPWSGKVKLESDPTAKLYRKHFLGKEHQNFYSSDVSLGCLVLSVKYEQIEKQESLRLLLRTRTGTKHDLIPISCLNEFPNAVQMAKLLCEDVNVERFFPVLYPKASQLIVAFDEHVISNNFKFGVIYQKPGQTTEEEVFSNTEESLGFLEFLDFLGDKVLLQDFHGFRGGLDVTRGQTGTESVYTNFQGKEIMFHVSTKLPFTEGDSQQLQRKRHIGNDIVAIIFQDESTPFVPDMIASNFLHAYVVVQLTHGATGDTFYKVSVTARDDVPFFGPPLPNPAIFRKSAEFREFLLVKLINAEYSCYRAEKFAKLEERTRSALLESLFEELQLRSRRMMGLPTGEDDKIENGSGGFLENFKRVIRGRSQSLDAMGISLRKQQPATLPGRPAPAGLALSQSVAEGPKAVAASFALPGRSPSRSRASHFHGRRSSAIGIENIQEEKRNTSERIQKMLDTPGTLSDLKSDGSSSPSSPEFPIRKNKHI; encoded by the exons GAGTTTGGAGGAGGGAGGGTGCCACTTCAGTGATGTTGTAGACACTTTCACCCAAGGCTTTCCATGTGCTCTCACCCCTACTGTTCCCAACAAG acTGTGGACTTGTTTGAGATGATTGAAAAAATGCAG GGGAGTCGTCTGGATGAACAAAGATGttctcttccagctcctctcaAG ACAGAAGAGGAATATATTCCTTACCCCAGTATCCATGAG GTGTTACAGAAAGGGTGGCCATATCCCCTCATTATCTTACCCCAGTTTGGGGGCTACTGGATTGAAGGGACcagccacaacctctccagcTTGAGTCCAGCTTTGTCTGATGTGCCCTTTCCCTGGAGTGGTAAAGTGAAACTGGAAAGTGACCCCACAGCCAAGCTGTACCGCAAACATTTCCTGGGCAAG GAGCACCAGAACTTCTACTCCAGTGACgtgtccctgggctgcctggtgcTTTCTGTGAAGTATGAACAGATCGAGAAGCAGGAGAGTCTGCGTCTTCTGCTGAG GACTCGGACTGGCACCAAACATGACCTGATCCCCATTTCCTGTCTGAATGAGTTTCCCAATGCTGTCCAGATGGCAAAG CTTCTGTGTGAGGATGTGAATGTGGAACGCTTCTTTCCTGTCCTCTACCCCAAG GCTTCACAGCTTATTGTGGCATTTGATGAGCATGTCATAAGCAATAACTTCAAATTTGGGGTCATCTACCAGAAACCTGGACAG ACGACCGAAGAAGAAGTCTTCAGTAACACAGAAGAGAGTCTGGGGTTCCTGGAGTTCCTGGATTTCCTTGGTGACAAGGTTCTGCTGCAGGATTTCCATGG ATTCCGGGGAGGCTTGGATGTTACCAGAGGTCAAACGGGCACTGAGTCAGTCTATACAAATTTCCAGGGCAAGGAGATAATGTTTCACGTGTCTACAAAGCTGCCCTTCACAGAGGGAGATTCCCAGCAG cttcAGCGGAAGCGTCACATCGGGAACGATATTGTGGCCATCATCTTCCAAGATGAAAGCACACCTTTTGTCCCTGATATGATTGCCTCTAATTTCCTGCATGCCTATGTGGTAGTTCAGCTGACTCATGGTGCCACTGGGGACACTTTTTACAAG GTTTCAGTCACAGCCCGGGATGATGTCCCCTTCTTTGGACCCCCTTTGCCAAATCCAGCCATATTTAGAAAG AGTGCAGAGTTCCGTGAATTCCTCCTGGTCAAGCTCATCAACGCTGAGTACAGCTGCTATCGAGCTGAGAAATTTGCTAAATTAGAG GAAAGAACCCGAAGTGCCCTTCTGGAGAGCCTATttgaagagctgcagcttcGCAGCCGCAGGATGATGGGGTTACCCACGGGAGAGGATGACAAGATAGAGAACGGCAGCGGGGGCTTCCTTGAGAATTTCAAG CGGGTGATCAGAGGTCGCAGCCAGAGCCTGGATGCCATGGGGATATccctgaggaagcagcagccagccacactgcccggccgcccagctccagctggcctTGCCCTCAGCCAGAGCGTCGCCGAGGGCCCTAAGGCCGTTGCTGCG tCTTTTGCCTTGCCTGGTAGGAGCCCATCACGATCTCGAGCCAGCCACTTCCATGGGCGACGGAGCAGTGCCATTGGCATTGAGAACATACAGGAGGAAAAGAG AAACACTTCAGAGAGAATACAGAAGATGCTGGACACTCCAGGAACTTTATCTGACCTGAAGTCTGatggatcatcaagtcccagctccccagagTTCCCCATCAGGAAGAACAA aCACATCTGA
- the LOC104299468 gene encoding rap1 GTPase-activating protein 1 isoform X3, with amino-acid sequence MAEKWQAGAPQQPESGARLEMRFPTGSHSLSLEEGGCHFSDVVDTFTQGFPCALTPTVPNKTVDLFEMIEKMQGSRLDEQRCSLPAPLKTEEEYIPYPSIHEVLQKGWPYPLIILPQFGGYWIEGTSHNLSSLSPALSDVPFPWSGKVKLESDPTAKLYRKHFLGKEHQNFYSSDVSLGCLVLSVKYEQIEKQESLRLLLRTRTGTKHDLIPISCLNEFPNAVQMAKLLCEDVNVERFFPVLYPKASQLIVAFDEHVISNNFKFGVIYQKPGQTTEEEVFSNTEESLGFLEFLDFLGDKVLLQDFHGFRGGLDVTRGQTGTESVYTNFQGKEIMFHVSTKLPFTEGDSQQLQRKRHIGNDIVAIIFQDESTPFVPDMIASNFLHAYVVVQLTHGATGDTFYKVSVTARDDVPFFGPPLPNPAIFRKSAEFREFLLVKLINAEYSCYRAEKFAKLEERTRSALLESLFEELQLRSRRMMGLPTGEDDKIENGSGGFLENFKRVIRGRSQSLDAMGISLRKQQPATLPGRPAPAGLALSQSVAEGPKAVAASFALPGRSPSRSRASHFHGRRSSAIGIENIQEEKSRNTSERIQKMLDTPGTLSDLKSDGSSSPSSPEFPIRKNK; translated from the exons GAGTTTGGAGGAGGGAGGGTGCCACTTCAGTGATGTTGTAGACACTTTCACCCAAGGCTTTCCATGTGCTCTCACCCCTACTGTTCCCAACAAG acTGTGGACTTGTTTGAGATGATTGAAAAAATGCAG GGGAGTCGTCTGGATGAACAAAGATGttctcttccagctcctctcaAG ACAGAAGAGGAATATATTCCTTACCCCAGTATCCATGAG GTGTTACAGAAAGGGTGGCCATATCCCCTCATTATCTTACCCCAGTTTGGGGGCTACTGGATTGAAGGGACcagccacaacctctccagcTTGAGTCCAGCTTTGTCTGATGTGCCCTTTCCCTGGAGTGGTAAAGTGAAACTGGAAAGTGACCCCACAGCCAAGCTGTACCGCAAACATTTCCTGGGCAAG GAGCACCAGAACTTCTACTCCAGTGACgtgtccctgggctgcctggtgcTTTCTGTGAAGTATGAACAGATCGAGAAGCAGGAGAGTCTGCGTCTTCTGCTGAG GACTCGGACTGGCACCAAACATGACCTGATCCCCATTTCCTGTCTGAATGAGTTTCCCAATGCTGTCCAGATGGCAAAG CTTCTGTGTGAGGATGTGAATGTGGAACGCTTCTTTCCTGTCCTCTACCCCAAG GCTTCACAGCTTATTGTGGCATTTGATGAGCATGTCATAAGCAATAACTTCAAATTTGGGGTCATCTACCAGAAACCTGGACAG ACGACCGAAGAAGAAGTCTTCAGTAACACAGAAGAGAGTCTGGGGTTCCTGGAGTTCCTGGATTTCCTTGGTGACAAGGTTCTGCTGCAGGATTTCCATGG ATTCCGGGGAGGCTTGGATGTTACCAGAGGTCAAACGGGCACTGAGTCAGTCTATACAAATTTCCAGGGCAAGGAGATAATGTTTCACGTGTCTACAAAGCTGCCCTTCACAGAGGGAGATTCCCAGCAG cttcAGCGGAAGCGTCACATCGGGAACGATATTGTGGCCATCATCTTCCAAGATGAAAGCACACCTTTTGTCCCTGATATGATTGCCTCTAATTTCCTGCATGCCTATGTGGTAGTTCAGCTGACTCATGGTGCCACTGGGGACACTTTTTACAAG GTTTCAGTCACAGCCCGGGATGATGTCCCCTTCTTTGGACCCCCTTTGCCAAATCCAGCCATATTTAGAAAG AGTGCAGAGTTCCGTGAATTCCTCCTGGTCAAGCTCATCAACGCTGAGTACAGCTGCTATCGAGCTGAGAAATTTGCTAAATTAGAG GAAAGAACCCGAAGTGCCCTTCTGGAGAGCCTATttgaagagctgcagcttcGCAGCCGCAGGATGATGGGGTTACCCACGGGAGAGGATGACAAGATAGAGAACGGCAGCGGGGGCTTCCTTGAGAATTTCAAG CGGGTGATCAGAGGTCGCAGCCAGAGCCTGGATGCCATGGGGATATccctgaggaagcagcagccagccacactgcccggccgcccagctccagctggcctTGCCCTCAGCCAGAGCGTCGCCGAGGGCCCTAAGGCCGTTGCTGCG tCTTTTGCCTTGCCTGGTAGGAGCCCATCACGATCTCGAGCCAGCCACTTCCATGGGCGACGGAGCAGTGCCATTGGCATTGAGAACATACAGGAGGAAAAGAG caGAAACACTTCAGAGAGAATACAGAAGATGCTGGACACTCCAGGAACTTTATCTGACCTGAAGTCTGatggatcatcaagtcccagctccccagagTTCCCCATCAGGAAGAACAAGTGA